In Sulfitobacter guttiformis, the genomic stretch GCGATCCGGCGATATATCCTGACGCGGCGACACTGGACAATCTGTTTACGACAACACCCTATGAGCCCAAAGTACAGCGCACTGTGACGCGCAGCTGGACGCGGATCAAATCCGGCACCTGAACCGGCGACAAAAGGGTAGGGCCACTGGCCCTGCCCGTTTCATATTTCAATAACGGGGTACTCTTGTGGCGAAACCTAAGGCCGATGCGTGGGACAGTGAATTTTCACCTTGGGACAACCCGCATGAAGAACCGCTTATACGGTTCAAGAATGTTACCAAGCGCTTTGGCAGTTTTGTCGCGATCGACAACCTGACGCAGGACATTTACGCCCGCGAGTTTTTCGCTTTGCTGGGTCCATCCGGCTGTGGGAAGACGACGATGATGCGGATGCTCGCAGGTTTCGAGAGCGTGAGCGAAGGCACGATCGAACTGGCAGGACAGGATATGGCATCGGTGCCGCCGAACCAGCGCGCCGTGAACATGATGTTCCAGTCCTACGCACTTTTTCCGCATCTGAGTGTGTACGAGAACATCGCATTTGGCCTGCGCCGCGACAAGCTGTCGAAAGATGCAATAGATGCCCGTGTGACGGATATGCTGAAACTTACGCGGCTGGAAAAATTTGCCCGACGAAAACCTCACCAGATTTCAGGGGGCCAGCGCCAGCGCGTTGCCCTTGCCCGCAGCCTTGCAAAAGCGCCTAAGCTTTTGTTGCTCGACGAGCCTCTGGGCGCGCTTGATAAAAAGCTGCGTCAGGAAACCCAGTTTGAACTGATGGATATTCAGGAGACAACCGGCACAACCTTTGTGATTGTGACGCATGATCAGGAGGAGGCGATGACCGTCGCTTCGCGCGTGGCCGTGATGGACGAGGGCCGTATCATTCAGGTGGCCACACCGGGCCGTATTTATGAAGCGCCAAACAGTGTCTATGTCGCAGATTTTATCGGTGATGTGAATATTATCAGTGGCACGGCCAAAGCTGCGGGCACGGACAGGTATTTTGTCGACTGGGCCCCAAATCAGGCGCCAATCCTCGCCACCTCCGAGCGCCCGTTTGTCGAAGGTCAGGAATGTCATCTCGCCATTCGCCCCGAGAAAATCAGCATTACAAAAGAGAAACCGGATGAGGCGGAGAATGCCGTTCAGGGCAAGGTTCTTGATATTGCGTATCTGGGAAATCTCAGCACCTACCATGTAGAAATGCCTGGCGGGCAGGTTATCAAGGCGCAGACCGCAAATACCCGGCGTCTGTCGCGCCGTGATATCACATGGGAAGATCCGGTATGGATCCGGTGGAACGCGACCGCTGGCGTATTGTTGGAGCACTGAGGGATGCGCCGTTTTGCCCTTATCGCCCTACCATATACATGGCTGCTGGCGCTGTTTCTGGTGCCGTTCCTGATTGTATTCAAAATATCGCTTTCGGATATCGCGCTCTCTATTCCTCCCTACACCCCTACTGCAAAAGACGGGTTCGGAGCTCTGATCGAAGGACTCGATTTCGAGAATTTCGTTTTCCTCACCACCGACGATTTGTACTATAAGGCTTACTTGAGCAGTCTCAAAATCGCTCTCATTTCGACCATTCTTACACTGCTGGTGGGCTATCCGATTGCTTACGGTATGGCGCGGGCACCGGAGGAATGGCGCGCCACGCTAATGATGTTGGTTATTCTGCCGTTCTGGACCTCGTTTCTGATCCGCGTATATGCTTGGATTGGTATCCTCAGCAACGAGGGGTTCCTCAACCAATTTCTCCTGTGGACAGGTATCATTTCTGCCCCGCTCACCAT encodes the following:
- a CDS encoding ABC transporter ATP-binding protein, with product MAKPKADAWDSEFSPWDNPHEEPLIRFKNVTKRFGSFVAIDNLTQDIYAREFFALLGPSGCGKTTMMRMLAGFESVSEGTIELAGQDMASVPPNQRAVNMMFQSYALFPHLSVYENIAFGLRRDKLSKDAIDARVTDMLKLTRLEKFARRKPHQISGGQRQRVALARSLAKAPKLLLLDEPLGALDKKLRQETQFELMDIQETTGTTFVIVTHDQEEAMTVASRVAVMDEGRIIQVATPGRIYEAPNSVYVADFIGDVNIISGTAKAAGTDRYFVDWAPNQAPILATSERPFVEGQECHLAIRPEKISITKEKPDEAENAVQGKVLDIAYLGNLSTYHVEMPGGQVIKAQTANTRRLSRRDITWEDPVWIRWNATAGVLLEH
- a CDS encoding ABC transporter permease subunit, which codes for MRRFALIALPYTWLLALFLVPFLIVFKISLSDIALSIPPYTPTAKDGFGALIEGLDFENFVFLTTDDLYYKAYLSSLKIALISTILTLLVGYPIAYGMARAPEEWRATLMMLVILPFWTSFLIRVYAWIGILSNEGFLNQFLLWTGIISAPLTILNTNTAVYIGIVYTYLPFMILPIYAALDRMDDSLIEAAEDLGCSRLTAFWLVTIPLSKNGIIAGCFLVFIPALGEFVIPSLLGGSGTLMIGKVLFEEFFNNRDWPVASAVAVILLLILIVPIVLFQRNQQRQAEAET